From a region of the Nitrospira sp. genome:
- a CDS encoding DUF72 domain-containing protein produces the protein MPKISIGLSGYSYKAWQGLHRFYPPDIKPAEFLRYYASRYSTVELDGVWYRLPTEKTVETWSQIAPPDFIYAPKAHREITHIRRLKPEGLTTLNAMLQRLEPLREMGKLGPILLQLPPNLKRDDGRLETFLESLPTTHRWAIEFRHESWHTDEIEQLLLRHAIAWAAVETDEREAEHRDTADFRYVRLRKSAYSESQLNRWAAHLQEASQKGKDCFIYCKHEDEGSPWLWADTLIRLLNLSRASTDTVEEKNNGQL, from the coding sequence ATGCCCAAGATCTCCATCGGCCTGTCCGGTTATTCCTATAAAGCATGGCAAGGTTTACACAGGTTTTATCCACCGGATATCAAGCCCGCTGAATTTCTCCGCTACTATGCTTCTCGGTACTCGACCGTTGAACTCGACGGTGTCTGGTACAGGCTCCCAACCGAGAAGACAGTAGAGACCTGGTCTCAAATAGCACCACCGGATTTTATTTACGCTCCGAAAGCACATCGAGAGATCACACACATCCGCCGCCTGAAACCTGAAGGATTGACGACGCTGAACGCGATGCTTCAACGACTCGAACCGCTTCGTGAGATGGGCAAGCTGGGTCCGATCCTGCTCCAGCTGCCTCCTAACTTGAAGCGCGATGACGGACGGTTGGAGACGTTTCTCGAATCTCTGCCAACCACACATCGGTGGGCCATAGAATTTCGCCATGAGAGTTGGCACACGGACGAGATCGAACAACTCCTTCTCCGACATGCTATCGCGTGGGCAGCAGTTGAGACGGATGAACGAGAGGCGGAGCATCGAGACACGGCAGACTTTCGGTATGTGCGGCTTCGAAAAAGCGCCTATAGCGAAAGCCAGCTCAATCGATGGGCGGCACATCTTCAGGAGGCGTCACAGAAGGGAAAAGACTGCTTTATTTACTGCAAGCACGAAGACGAAGGTTCGCCCTGGCTCTGGGCAGATACACTGATACGACTTCTGAATCTGTCGAGGGCTTCAACCGACACAGTGGAGGAGAAAAACAACGGCCAGCTCTAG
- the sucD gene encoding succinate--CoA ligase subunit alpha gives MSILVNKNTRVVVQGITGKEGSFHATQCKAYGTKVVAGVTPGKAGQEVEGIPVFNTVADAVKKTEADTSLIFVPPPFCADAILEAADAGIKLVICITEGIPVNDMVKVKRALRGREVRLVGPNCPGVITVDEAKIGIMPGFIHKKGVVGVVSRSGTLTYEAVHQLSTLGLGETTCVGIGGDPVNGTGFVDVLPLFEKDPETQAIVMIGEIGGDAEEKAAEFIKKNVKKPVVSFIAGITAPPGRRMGHAGAIISGGKGTAAEKMKTLEAAGVKVVKNPAEIGAAVKQALGR, from the coding sequence GTGAGCATATTGGTAAACAAGAATACGCGGGTGGTGGTGCAGGGGATTACGGGTAAAGAAGGCTCGTTCCATGCGACTCAGTGTAAGGCCTACGGAACCAAAGTCGTCGCCGGTGTCACACCGGGGAAGGCAGGGCAAGAGGTAGAAGGCATTCCCGTGTTCAACACGGTGGCTGATGCGGTCAAGAAGACTGAGGCCGATACCTCGCTGATTTTTGTGCCGCCGCCGTTCTGCGCCGATGCAATCTTGGAAGCGGCTGATGCCGGCATCAAACTCGTGATCTGCATCACGGAGGGTATTCCCGTCAACGATATGGTGAAAGTGAAGCGGGCTCTCCGAGGCCGAGAGGTGCGCTTGGTCGGACCGAATTGCCCCGGCGTCATCACGGTCGATGAAGCGAAGATCGGCATCATGCCGGGCTTCATTCACAAGAAAGGCGTCGTGGGGGTGGTCTCCCGTAGTGGCACCTTGACGTATGAAGCCGTGCATCAATTGTCGACCTTGGGATTAGGAGAAACGACTTGTGTCGGTATCGGCGGCGATCCGGTCAATGGGACGGGATTTGTGGACGTCTTACCGCTATTTGAAAAAGATCCTGAGACGCAGGCGATCGTCATGATCGGAGAGATCGGCGGCGATGCCGAGGAGAAAGCCGCCGAGTTTATCAAGAAAAACGTCAAGAAGCCGGTGGTCAGCTTCATTGCCGGTATCACGGCGCCTCCTGGACGTCGCATGGGCCACGCCGGTGCCATTATCTCCGGCGGCAAGGGGACCGCAGCTGAAAAGATGAAAACCCTGGAAGCGGCTGGGGTTAAAGTCGTCAAGAACCCAGCTGAGATCGGTGCAGCGGTCAAACAAGCATTGGGACGGTAG
- the sucC gene encoding ADP-forming succinate--CoA ligase subunit beta has translation MNVHEFQAKSLFGQFGVPVPRGKEITSADAATAWADELNTPVFVVKAQIHAGGRGKAGGVKITKDKGAVAGFAKELLGKTLVTHQTGPKGRQVHRLLMEEGANIAKELYLSILVDRDTGWPTFIASTEGGMEIEEVAAKTPEKIIKEAIDPAVGFQGYNGRNVAFALGLQNIEPAVINPFVKMLGNLYRLFMEKNAALVEINPLIVTKEKTLVALDGKVSFDDNGLFKHEDVQKMRDLNEEEPLEIEATANNLNYVKLDGNIGCMVNGAGLAMATMDVIKLAGSEPANFLDVGGGATKETVAAGFRILLKDPNVKGIFINIFGGIVRCERIAHGVIEAAKEVKITVPLVVRLQGTNAEEGRKLLSESGLKLDVADDLWEAAQKIVKLTGKAA, from the coding sequence ATGAACGTGCATGAGTTCCAAGCGAAGTCATTGTTCGGGCAATTCGGAGTGCCTGTGCCGCGTGGAAAAGAGATTACCTCTGCCGACGCCGCGACGGCTTGGGCCGACGAGCTGAACACACCGGTGTTCGTCGTGAAGGCGCAAATCCATGCCGGTGGCCGCGGCAAGGCCGGTGGGGTGAAGATTACGAAGGACAAGGGCGCAGTGGCTGGTTTCGCCAAGGAGTTACTCGGCAAGACTCTGGTGACTCATCAGACCGGCCCGAAGGGGCGCCAGGTCCATCGCCTTTTGATGGAAGAAGGCGCCAATATTGCCAAAGAACTCTATCTGTCGATCCTCGTTGACCGCGACACCGGGTGGCCCACCTTCATCGCCAGTACAGAAGGCGGGATGGAGATCGAAGAGGTTGCCGCGAAAACACCGGAAAAGATCATCAAGGAAGCGATCGACCCGGCGGTCGGTTTTCAAGGGTACAACGGCCGCAATGTGGCCTTTGCACTCGGCTTGCAGAATATCGAGCCGGCGGTGATCAATCCTTTCGTCAAGATGCTCGGAAATCTCTATCGCCTGTTCATGGAAAAGAACGCGGCGTTGGTCGAGATCAATCCGCTCATCGTCACGAAGGAAAAGACATTGGTGGCCTTGGATGGCAAGGTCTCGTTCGACGACAACGGCCTCTTCAAGCACGAGGATGTGCAGAAGATGCGGGATCTCAACGAAGAGGAGCCGCTGGAGATCGAAGCGACAGCCAACAACTTGAATTATGTAAAGCTGGACGGAAATATCGGCTGCATGGTCAACGGCGCAGGCCTCGCCATGGCGACGATGGACGTGATCAAGTTGGCCGGCAGTGAGCCGGCGAACTTTCTGGATGTTGGTGGCGGGGCAACGAAGGAGACTGTAGCAGCCGGGTTCCGCATTCTTTTGAAAGACCCCAACGTCAAAGGCATCTTCATCAACATCTTCGGCGGAATCGTCCGCTGCGAACGCATTGCGCATGGCGTGATCGAAGCGGCCAAGGAAGTGAAGATTACGGTGCCGCTGGTTGTTCGTCTGCAGGGGACCAATGCGGAAGAAGGTCGAAAACTGTTGTCTGAATCTGGCCTCAAGCTCGATGTGGCCGATGATCTGTGGGAAGCGGCGCAGAAGATTGTGAAGCTGACGGGCAAGGCGGCGTAA
- a CDS encoding FAD-binding protein gives MDIHALQQIVHKTRDARRQQTIPKFSSEDRDQLIHKYHPDYRASAYRPIRFGPNEGDKTVVELATLLEGDSPIQNNADLTPHYTTDVLVIGGGGAGCAAALHAHGAGSKTILATKLRLGDSNSVMAQGGMQISVAPEDSPVTHFLDTLKGGHMQNDHALLKVMVEDGPAIAKWLLELGVLFDRQADGNLHVKKGGGSSKPRLLTCSDYTGLEIMRVLKDEVINQKIQLLEFAAAIELLSDDSGACSGAIFKDLDNQRHVVVAAKSVILATGGIGRLHIQGFPTSNHYGATGDGLCLSYRMGAKLAHVDTFQYHPSGAVYPEQLIGALVTEGIRSEGGQLVNAKGERFVNELDTRDVVSSSIIRECEEGRGIRTMSGRVGVWLDTPLLDAEHGPGTVEKHFPAMMLQFERFGIDISKDPVLIYPTLHYQNGGVKIDTNSETNVKNLFVAGEASGGLHGRNRLMGNSLLDLMVFGKRSGLTAASRAGSIKQGRLTLNHLQRFREDATKHGNVSGVVSPMILPAYTRKVG, from the coding sequence ATGGACATTCACGCACTCCAACAGATCGTGCACAAGACGCGGGATGCCCGCCGTCAACAGACCATCCCGAAGTTTTCTTCCGAAGACCGCGACCAGCTGATCCATAAATATCATCCGGATTACCGCGCAAGCGCCTATCGGCCGATTCGCTTCGGTCCCAACGAAGGGGACAAGACCGTCGTTGAGCTGGCAACATTGCTCGAGGGCGACAGTCCGATCCAGAACAATGCCGATCTCACGCCGCACTATACGACCGATGTGCTTGTGATCGGGGGCGGTGGAGCCGGCTGTGCTGCGGCCTTGCACGCGCATGGGGCCGGATCCAAAACAATCCTGGCCACGAAATTGCGGCTTGGCGATTCCAATAGCGTGATGGCGCAGGGCGGTATGCAGATTTCTGTGGCGCCGGAAGATTCCCCCGTTACCCATTTTCTCGATACGCTGAAGGGCGGGCACATGCAGAATGACCATGCCCTGCTCAAGGTCATGGTGGAAGACGGACCGGCGATCGCCAAATGGCTGCTCGAATTAGGGGTCCTATTTGATCGGCAAGCCGACGGCAACCTACATGTGAAGAAGGGTGGCGGTAGCTCCAAGCCTCGCCTCCTGACCTGCTCCGACTACACCGGCCTCGAAATCATGCGGGTCCTCAAGGACGAGGTCATCAATCAAAAAATTCAGCTGCTCGAGTTTGCAGCGGCTATCGAATTACTCAGTGATGACAGCGGGGCTTGCAGTGGCGCCATCTTCAAAGACCTCGACAATCAGCGACATGTCGTCGTTGCCGCGAAGTCCGTCATTCTCGCGACGGGTGGGATTGGCCGGCTGCATATTCAGGGGTTCCCGACGAGCAACCACTATGGCGCGACCGGCGACGGTCTCTGCCTGTCTTACCGCATGGGCGCCAAGCTGGCGCATGTCGATACGTTCCAATACCACCCATCAGGCGCTGTGTATCCGGAACAGCTGATCGGGGCCTTGGTCACAGAAGGCATCCGTTCGGAGGGCGGTCAGCTCGTGAATGCGAAGGGCGAGCGCTTCGTCAATGAGCTCGATACTCGTGACGTCGTGTCTTCGTCGATTATCCGCGAGTGTGAAGAAGGACGTGGTATCCGAACCATGTCCGGCCGTGTGGGTGTCTGGCTGGATACCCCCCTTCTGGATGCGGAGCATGGACCGGGAACGGTCGAAAAACATTTTCCGGCCATGATGCTGCAATTCGAGCGTTTCGGCATCGATATCAGCAAGGATCCGGTGCTGATTTACCCGACGCTGCATTATCAAAACGGCGGCGTCAAGATCGATACGAATTCGGAAACGAACGTGAAGAACCTATTCGTGGCCGGCGAGGCGTCGGGCGGGTTACACGGCCGCAATCGTCTGATGGGCAATTCACTGCTTGACTTGATGGTATTCGGAAAGCGTTCTGGACTGACCGCCGCCTCACGTGCCGGATCGATCAAACAGGGAAGGCTCACATTGAACCATCTCCAGCGGTTCCGCGAAGATGCCACAAAACATGGGAATGTGAGCGGGGTCGTCTCACCGATGATCCTGCCGGCCTATACTCGAAAGGTAGGATAA
- a CDS encoding (2Fe-2S)-binding protein, translating to MAHEDTNVIDQPEVMKPRMVTIEIAGKKAEVPEGITVIKAMWYAGQDVIRGVGCLGGFCGACATYYRTKDDPKVRTCLACQTAVQDGMCFTMMPPFPARKATYDIQKLQDPKQDLFNFYPEAPLCRNCNACTEACPQQIDVREGVWKAVFGDFKSVSEMFMDCVMCGMCTPVCIADIAPNLVALYVSRAQGAHFTEKPVGLDTRIKEIQDGRFSDEWNRILKMSEKELADHCATVK from the coding sequence ATGGCTCACGAAGACACCAATGTAATCGATCAACCTGAGGTGATGAAGCCTCGGATGGTGACGATCGAAATTGCCGGCAAGAAGGCGGAAGTGCCGGAAGGGATCACCGTCATCAAGGCGATGTGGTATGCCGGCCAAGATGTTATCCGCGGTGTCGGGTGCCTTGGTGGATTCTGCGGCGCGTGCGCGACCTACTATCGGACGAAGGACGATCCGAAAGTCAGGACCTGCCTGGCCTGCCAGACGGCGGTGCAAGATGGAATGTGCTTCACGATGATGCCGCCGTTCCCGGCGCGCAAGGCCACGTACGATATCCAGAAGCTCCAAGATCCGAAGCAAGACTTGTTCAATTTCTACCCGGAAGCGCCGCTTTGCCGGAATTGCAATGCCTGTACGGAAGCCTGTCCGCAGCAAATCGATGTGCGCGAAGGGGTGTGGAAAGCCGTCTTCGGTGACTTCAAGAGTGTCTCCGAGATGTTCATGGACTGCGTCATGTGCGGCATGTGCACGCCGGTCTGTATCGCAGACATCGCGCCGAATCTTGTGGCGCTGTACGTGAGCCGGGCGCAGGGAGCGCATTTCACCGAGAAGCCGGTGGGACTCGATACCCGTATCAAGGAAATTCAGGATGGCCGCTTCAGCGACGAGTGGAACAGGATTCTCAAGATGAGTGAGAAGGAACTAGCCGATCATTGTGCGACGGTGAAATAG
- a CDS encoding NADP-dependent isocitrate dehydrogenase: protein MAQADKIIYTKTDEAPMLATYSFLPIINAFSKAAGVSVELRDISLAGRVIAVFPEYLTPAQKQHDALAELGEMAKTPEANIIKLPNISASIPQLVATIKELQSQGYKLPDYPEDPKDDKEKDIKARYDKVKGSAVNPVLREGNSDRRAPLSVKAYARKHPHKMGAWPSDSKTHVSHMKGGDFRSNEKSLTIPAATTAKIEFVGADGKVTVLKEKIALQAGEVLDATYMSVKALRKFLEEQIEDAQKQGVLFSLHMKATMMKVSDPKIFGHAVTVFYKDVFEKHGETLKKLGVDPDNGLGDLYAKIKSLPDDQRKAIEADIQAVYKKRPPMAMVNSDKGITNLHVPSDIIIDASMPPVIRDSGKMWNPEGKLQDVKCVIPDSSYAPVYHEVVEFCKKNGAFDPRTMGTIPNVGLMAQAAEEYGSHDKTFKAPGNGTIRIVDAAGTTLHEHKVEEGDIWRACQVKDAPIQDWVKLAVSRARATGAPAVFWLNKDRAHDAELIKKVNAYLPKHDTTGLEIKIMSPADACRYSIERMKDGKETISCTGNVLRDYLTDLFPILEIGTSAKMLSIVPLLNGGGLFETGAGGSAPKHVQQFQEEGYLRWDSLGEFLALAASLEHLAKVGNNSVAKILADTLDQANAQFLESNKSPARKVGEIDNRGSHFYLALYWAQALAAQTADKKIAERFQKIAKDLSDNEKTIDQELLAAQGKPQDIGGYYHPDDAKASKAMRPSATLNKIIDAIA from the coding sequence ATGGCACAAGCAGACAAGATTATTTATACAAAGACCGACGAAGCGCCGATGTTGGCAACCTATTCGTTCCTCCCAATCATCAACGCCTTCTCAAAGGCGGCAGGGGTGTCGGTGGAACTGCGTGACATTTCGCTCGCGGGCCGTGTGATCGCGGTGTTCCCGGAGTACTTGACTCCGGCGCAGAAGCAGCATGATGCTCTGGCCGAATTGGGCGAGATGGCCAAGACACCCGAAGCCAACATCATCAAATTGCCGAACATCAGCGCGTCGATTCCGCAGTTGGTGGCAACGATCAAGGAATTGCAGAGCCAGGGGTACAAACTGCCGGACTATCCGGAAGATCCGAAAGACGACAAGGAAAAAGACATCAAGGCCCGCTATGACAAGGTGAAGGGAAGCGCGGTCAACCCCGTATTGCGTGAGGGGAACTCGGACCGCCGCGCTCCGCTCTCTGTGAAGGCCTACGCACGGAAGCATCCCCACAAAATGGGCGCTTGGCCGTCGGATTCCAAGACCCACGTCTCTCATATGAAGGGTGGCGATTTCCGCTCGAACGAAAAATCACTCACGATCCCCGCTGCGACGACGGCGAAGATCGAGTTCGTCGGCGCGGACGGCAAGGTGACGGTACTGAAAGAGAAGATCGCCTTGCAGGCCGGTGAAGTGCTGGATGCGACCTACATGAGCGTGAAAGCCTTGCGGAAGTTCTTGGAAGAGCAGATCGAGGATGCCCAGAAGCAGGGGGTGCTTTTCTCGCTCCACATGAAGGCCACCATGATGAAGGTCTCGGACCCAAAGATCTTCGGCCATGCCGTGACGGTCTTCTACAAGGACGTCTTCGAGAAGCATGGAGAGACACTGAAGAAGCTGGGTGTCGATCCGGATAACGGCCTCGGTGACCTGTACGCCAAGATCAAGTCGCTGCCGGACGATCAGCGCAAGGCGATCGAAGCCGACATTCAAGCGGTTTACAAGAAGCGGCCTCCCATGGCGATGGTGAACAGTGACAAGGGCATTACCAATCTTCATGTGCCGAGCGACATCATCATTGATGCCTCCATGCCGCCGGTCATCCGCGATTCCGGTAAGATGTGGAATCCTGAGGGCAAGCTGCAGGATGTTAAGTGTGTGATTCCCGATTCGAGCTACGCGCCGGTGTATCACGAGGTCGTCGAGTTCTGTAAGAAGAATGGTGCCTTCGATCCCCGTACTATGGGAACGATTCCGAACGTCGGTCTGATGGCGCAGGCGGCCGAGGAATACGGTTCGCACGACAAAACCTTCAAGGCCCCCGGGAACGGCACGATCCGCATCGTCGACGCAGCCGGGACGACCCTGCATGAGCACAAGGTCGAGGAAGGCGACATTTGGCGCGCTTGCCAGGTGAAGGATGCGCCGATTCAGGATTGGGTCAAACTGGCGGTGAGCCGTGCAAGGGCGACTGGAGCTCCAGCTGTGTTCTGGTTGAACAAGGATCGCGCGCACGACGCTGAGCTGATCAAGAAGGTGAATGCCTACTTGCCGAAGCACGACACAACCGGTCTCGAGATCAAGATCATGTCACCGGCCGATGCCTGCCGCTACTCGATTGAACGGATGAAGGACGGCAAAGAAACCATTTCCTGCACGGGCAACGTGCTGCGGGACTATCTGACGGACCTCTTCCCGATTCTCGAGATCGGGACCAGCGCCAAGATGCTCTCGATCGTTCCGTTGTTGAACGGCGGCGGACTGTTCGAGACGGGCGCGGGTGGATCGGCGCCGAAGCATGTGCAGCAGTTCCAGGAAGAGGGCTATCTACGGTGGGACTCGCTCGGAGAGTTCCTTGCGCTGGCGGCCTCGTTGGAGCATCTCGCGAAGGTGGGAAACAATTCGGTGGCGAAAATCCTGGCGGATACACTGGATCAGGCTAATGCGCAGTTCCTGGAGAGCAACAAGTCTCCAGCCCGCAAGGTCGGTGAGATCGACAACCGCGGCAGCCACTTCTATCTCGCACTCTATTGGGCGCAGGCTCTTGCAGCGCAAACTGCGGACAAGAAGATTGCGGAAAGGTTCCAAAAGATCGCGAAGGATCTAAGTGACAACGAAAAGACGATCGATCAGGAATTGCTTGCGGCGCAGGGCAAGCCACAGGATATCGGTGGGTATTATCACCCGGACGATGCCAAGGCTTCCAAGGCGATGCGTCCGAGCGCAACCTTGAACAAGATCATCGACGCGATTGCCTAG
- a CDS encoding aconitate hydratase: protein MSLELAKKLYAKMPDLCAKAKAKFGRPLTLAEKILVSHADNFETQHWERGKAMLALRPDRVAMQDATAQMAMLQFMQAGKNKAAVPSTIHCDHLIRAEMGSEKDLLRAVDENKEVYNFLASAAKKYGIGFWKPGAGIIHQVVLENYAFPGSLIIGTDSHTPNGGGLGGLAIGVGGADAGEVMAGLPWEVLHPKLIGVRLTGKLNGWASPKDVILYLCGLLTVKGGTNKIVEYFGPGAETISATGKGTICNMGAELGATTSVFPFDQKMVAYMNITDRSDLASLAQANKALLVADPEVYQSPEKYYDQIVEVDLSKLEPHVVGPHTPDLARPISKLAEEAKEKGYPVELKAALIGSCTNSSYEDISRSAHIAQQGLKAGLKAKTSFLVSPGSERIYHTMKRDGFLETFENLGGTVLSNSCGPCIGQWKRADGVKGKADSIVSSFNRNFPGRNDGINETLSFLASPEVVTAYALSGDLRFDPVNQKLKAADGKEFKLEPPVGEELPAKGFAKGEEGYVAPADNGDALTVDIPATSERLQLLQPFPRWDGKDLEKLPLLIKTKGKTTTDHISPAGPWLKFRGHLDKISDNMFLGANSAFASEPGKGTNVLTGESNLTIAQIARAYKAKGIGSIVVGDENYGEGSSREHAAMSPRFLNVRAVITKSFARIHETNLKKQGILPLTFADPKDYEKIEMNDRLSVVDLANLAPGKPVTVVIHKADGDIKIQANHSMTAQQLTWFKAGSALNALN from the coding sequence ATGTCACTCGAGCTCGCGAAAAAGCTCTACGCCAAGATGCCGGATCTTTGCGCAAAAGCAAAGGCGAAATTCGGCCGTCCCTTGACGTTGGCGGAGAAGATTCTCGTTTCGCATGCCGATAATTTCGAAACCCAACACTGGGAGCGTGGTAAAGCCATGCTGGCGCTGCGCCCCGATCGTGTGGCGATGCAGGATGCCACGGCGCAGATGGCGATGCTTCAATTTATGCAAGCCGGAAAAAATAAAGCGGCCGTGCCGAGCACGATCCATTGTGATCATTTGATTCGCGCCGAAATGGGGTCCGAAAAGGATCTGCTTCGCGCGGTGGATGAAAACAAGGAGGTCTATAACTTCCTGGCCTCAGCAGCCAAGAAATATGGGATCGGGTTCTGGAAGCCGGGCGCCGGGATCATTCACCAAGTCGTGCTCGAAAACTATGCATTCCCGGGCAGTTTGATCATCGGCACCGACTCCCACACGCCCAACGGCGGTGGGTTGGGCGGGTTGGCAATCGGCGTCGGCGGCGCTGACGCCGGTGAGGTTATGGCTGGTTTGCCGTGGGAGGTGCTCCATCCGAAACTCATCGGTGTCCGTCTGACCGGCAAATTGAACGGTTGGGCCTCGCCGAAGGACGTGATCCTCTATCTGTGCGGCCTGCTGACGGTCAAGGGCGGGACCAATAAGATTGTCGAATATTTTGGACCCGGCGCGGAGACGATCAGCGCGACAGGGAAGGGGACCATCTGCAACATGGGGGCCGAACTCGGGGCGACAACGTCCGTGTTCCCATTTGACCAAAAGATGGTTGCCTACATGAACATCACGGACCGGTCGGATCTGGCAAGTTTGGCTCAGGCCAACAAGGCTTTGCTCGTGGCCGATCCTGAAGTGTATCAGTCACCGGAGAAATACTACGATCAGATCGTCGAAGTCGATCTGTCGAAGCTGGAACCGCATGTCGTCGGTCCACACACCCCGGACCTCGCGCGGCCGATTTCGAAGCTGGCTGAAGAAGCGAAGGAAAAGGGGTATCCGGTTGAATTGAAGGCGGCCTTGATCGGGAGCTGTACCAATTCCTCCTATGAAGACATCAGCCGGTCGGCCCACATCGCCCAGCAGGGCCTCAAAGCAGGGTTGAAAGCGAAGACCTCGTTTCTCGTGTCGCCGGGATCCGAGCGCATTTATCACACGATGAAGCGCGATGGTTTTCTGGAGACGTTCGAGAACCTTGGCGGCACAGTGTTGTCGAATTCCTGCGGACCCTGCATCGGACAGTGGAAACGCGCCGACGGCGTGAAGGGGAAAGCGGATTCGATCGTCAGCTCCTTCAACCGGAATTTTCCGGGCCGCAACGACGGCATTAACGAGACATTGTCGTTCTTGGCCAGCCCGGAAGTCGTGACGGCTTATGCGCTGTCCGGCGATCTCCGGTTCGATCCGGTCAACCAGAAGCTGAAGGCTGCCGACGGGAAGGAATTCAAGCTCGAACCTCCCGTGGGAGAAGAGCTTCCGGCCAAAGGTTTCGCCAAGGGTGAAGAAGGGTACGTGGCGCCGGCTGATAACGGCGATGCCTTGACCGTCGACATTCCAGCGACCAGTGAACGGCTGCAATTGCTGCAACCGTTCCCGCGTTGGGATGGGAAAGACTTGGAGAAGTTGCCGTTATTGATCAAGACCAAAGGGAAGACCACGACCGATCATATCTCTCCTGCCGGTCCGTGGCTCAAGTTTCGCGGACATCTCGACAAGATCAGCGATAATATGTTCCTCGGCGCCAACAGCGCGTTCGCGTCCGAGCCGGGCAAGGGCACGAACGTATTGACCGGCGAATCCAACCTCACGATCGCGCAGATCGCCCGCGCCTACAAGGCAAAGGGCATCGGATCGATCGTCGTCGGCGACGAGAATTACGGCGAAGGCAGCAGCCGGGAGCATGCCGCCATGTCGCCGCGGTTTTTGAATGTGCGAGCGGTGATTACCAAGAGTTTCGCGCGCATCCACGAGACAAATCTCAAGAAGCAGGGCATCCTGCCGTTGACTTTCGCCGATCCCAAGGACTACGAGAAGATCGAGATGAACGATCGGCTCAGCGTTGTGGACTTGGCGAACCTGGCGCCTGGCAAACCGGTGACGGTGGTCATTCACAAGGCCGACGGCGATATAAAGATCCAAGCGAACCACAGCATGACAGCACAACAACTAACCTGGTTTAAGGCCGGTTCCGCGTTGAACGCGCTGAACTAA